Part of the Paroedura picta isolate Pp20150507F chromosome 3, Ppicta_v3.0, whole genome shotgun sequence genome is shown below.
actggggaaggcactggcaaaccaccccgtattgagtctgccatgaaaacgctagagggcgtcaccccaagggtcagacatgactcggtgcttgcataggggatacctttacctttacctttttaactctCTCAATTgcaggcttcccccctcccagggacACCATCCCCAGCCAGTCTTGAAGCATCTGGAGAAcactctcccctttccccctgccaCCTCCTCCAAGACATTTTGATGCTTTCCTGAGGCTGGTATGAGGCACTGACCTAGCTCAAGCATTTGCTCtctgcccgccccctcccctgatCCACCCGCCAGCAGCACCAGCTGCCACCAACCAGCAGTAGCTCTCCTGAAGGACGTTGAGGAGGAAAGGCTAGGCTACGGGAGGGGCAGGCAGTGAAGTGATCGGGCGGGTTGATGTTCCACTGCCAGGAGGCTCCACAAGTTCCCGGGGCAGTTTCCCCTCCGCAGAtgaagtggtggcagcagctggaaCAAGTTCCCCACTCAGATGCAGCAGGAGAGCTGGTGGCAGGGTTCCAGCCCTGCTGGTAGCAGCCACCATGGAGGAAGCCATGCAGTCATCCTGGGCACCATAAAGAGCTAGAGCGGGAAGGCAGTGAGGCACTGCATCATCAGGGGCTGCATCTTCTCCCAGACATCAAACTCTGCTTGGGGGCTGCAGCTTCACCTCCTGTTTTCCCAGCTTCTTCTTCCCGAGGGCAATCTGCCTGCAGCCCTTCCGTTTGCCCCACTTTCTCCTGGGTGCTGCCAGGCAGGGAGGCACAGAGGACCATTCATGGGGCAGTGTGGTGGCAATGAAGGCGGCTGGCTGGCCAGGAAGGCTGACATGGATCTGTGCTTCCTTGTAGCCCAGGATGGAGCCTTCACTACCCCGGGAAAGAGAGGAGCCACACAAGTGTTCCACGTCCTGCCAAGCCATGCAGCTCAGGGGCCCTGTCCTCTCCCCTCTGTGCCACGTCACTTCCATTAGGGACTTCTGTTGTATCCCTGAGGTTGCGGGCACTGCTAAATATGTTTTCACATCGAAAATTTTTGTTCTGTGTAGCAAGAAATTATGGAAGCAAAGATTTGTTCCCTCTGATCCATAGATCCAGAAGAGTTTACCTGAAATTTTGCATCAGATGATGGTCCCGGGTTCCAAACTTGATCTGCTCTACAATCAGGCTCCATACGAAGTGAacatgcttccccccctcctcttttgaaCACAGCAACCCAATAGGCATAAGGGTTCTTGGGCCATGGAAATGTGATGAAACCAGTGAAGAAAGACAGGAATTGTACAGCAGCAGGAGAGAGCACATACTTTCCACTTCAAGGACAGgtgggtttcatagaatcatagagttggaaggggccatacaggccatttagtccaaccccctgctcaacgtagaatcagccctaagcatccaagaaaagtgtgtatccaaccttttcttgaagaatgccaatgagggggagctcaccacctccttaggcagcctattcctttcCTTCCTCAAGGAGGGCAGTAAGGGTCACATGAAGTAGAAATACTTACAATTGCTTGTCCCTTCAGAGGACAGGCAGCGGTTTCCACACTGGCACAGAACTGAAAGGATATTCTCAAGGCAAAAAGTGTCCTGGTGAAGGTTAGTCTCCAACCTCATATCCCCGAAATTCCATTCACATTTAATTTCAAAAGGGTTCAAACATAGGAAGACACTGGAGTTAATGATAAAGCAGTAATTTACAATGAGGGTCGTCAATTCCCAGTccacggcccggtatcgggccgagaaggcctcagtaccgggccgGCGGTGGCGTGCCTGCCTCTCCACCCCCTGCAGGGAGaagctcgcggcctggctagcttctcactgcgaggggggggggagaggcaggcgcggacACTGTCACGCCGgcagacgcaaacgtgcatgcgagGAGCTGCCGCTCATGTGCGTTTGCTCCCCCTgttggtgcaaacgcgcatgcgtgacaactctgtgcatgcatgttagcacccccctgctggtgcaaatgtgcatgtgcagcaactgcgcatgtgcgtttacaccaggccgctggctctcccccactgtATCCTTATAAAgatgaggggcggggggggggggagaagagttcTCATTTCTGCTTTCACAATTGCTGTTTAGCTATGAGCCTCCAAAGTGCCAATTCCACAGAAATTTATTTAGCTGTCTGATACATCACTCATCTGGTTGAAAAGAAGAACATTTGGACAGGGATGCATCTTGCCACAGAAGCCCAAGCAGTGCACAGGATCAGACCCCAGAGGAGTCCATTCAGTAACCACATTGCCTCATTTCCATCATAAGCAAAACAGAGCCTAGAAACGGAGCCAGTACATGGCACTGCGGACACGGTTGTAGTCTGGAAGTGCTTCAATAGGACCTGAGGGAGAAAAGAGTTGCTCACTTGAAATGCAGGGCAAAAATTGAGACTATTTCAGCCTTATCAGAGGTCTTCTAAACAAGTCAGGCCTACTGAAGAAACTGATCGGACTATCAAATCAAATTCTCAATTTAATTCCCCAaaacctctctcttttttctatGTTCCCTCGGCAGCCCAAACCCCGTAAGTTAAACTGGATCTATCGTGACCTTCCTTTGCAGCAGTCTCAGACAAGACagtgcttttgggggggagggggctgatgtGGCTGCCGTCTCTCTTTCATCTGGAAACTCCCCCAAAAGAGCTTGGCTTTCAAGGCTGAGATGGAATGCTAATAATTGCAGTTTACAGTTACTCTAACTAACAAAAGCAATCCTGGCAAGTTTTCCAAGGGAATCATTTCCTTGGCTGACAAAGTTCCAGGAATGTTGCTGTGAAAAGCCACCCCACCTTCCAGGGTTGAGTAATTCAGCATGACCCCAGAAGACCTGTTTCACCCTTCCAAAGAGCTTCTgcttcaccctccctccctcctcctcctgcagcccacTGACCTCCCCCTGTAACGCTGCTCTTAGGGAACAGGGGACCCCACAGAAGGCCAGGATAGGCAAATTGAGGGTTTGCATCAGGAAGGGGAATGGGTGGAAATTACCCCTCCCCTTTCATTAGTGAAAAGgttagcctggatccaacccagtgactAATCTGGCAGAGCTAATTATAGCAGCCCAACAGCAAGTTTAAATAACAGACTCAAAGCTACCAGAGCCAACCAAAGAGGTCTCTCTGGAACCAGTTGCCACTTATGCCTCCCAAGTAGCAGACAATACACAAAAGTCTAGCCACTCACCGACTGCTGCAACAGCTGGGCATTTGTCATACAGGTATTTGCTGCAAACCTCCCTCAGAGTCCCGGCATCAACCTCCTAGAAGCAGTGACAGAGAAATTCAAAGAGTCACAGTTCAAACACTAAAGCTGAGGGTCTTCTTTGCCACTGAAGCAGACTGCCAAGACAAGTGTTTGTTACTGCACAGTTACTAGCAAATTTGACTTCACAAACCAATCATACATACAGAAATTCTGGCGTCCCATTCTGCCAGGGATATCGGACGTCCGTAGCACAATACGTGATTTGCAATGCTCTCACATAGGGGCGTGGTACCTGAAAAAGATAAACTCTGTCCATCAGCAGAATCCTTAGATGGCATGCAGCATTTTATGTGAGGTACAGAAGCAGCACTTACTGTCGGGCTCCGTAGACTGTCAGGCAATGTGGCCTTGTGTTCAACAAAGCTACAATAGAACACATTTTCTTTCTGGGATATAGATGAGAACAGCTTGTAGGTCCTTACCCTTCTCCTTTGTTGACATTCCAGGAGTGACTTGCCACCTCATTTAAATGGTAGGCATAGGCCACCGCGACAGTGCAACTTCATGCATCCGACAAAGTGGGTTCTTGGTTCACAAAAGCTTCTCTCACAATAAGTGTGTCAGTTCTTAAAGTGCCACAATGCTCTGAGTTATTACGCCTGAAGCAGTGCGAACACTTCCAAACTAGAACACAAATAGTTCAAACTGTTCAATTTTGGCGGTACTGCCTATTCACACTACTTGGGACATATCTCCTAATTGCTGCTTGTTCACAACCCATGACACTTACGGGGAGAAGGGCAGATTATGTGGGCAAGTGATAATGGTGCAGTTACTCATCCAACTAGCGTTTCATCCCACTTTAAATGAATGGCCAGGAATGTACACTTGTAGGCCACCAAGGAGAATATGAACCTTATCTCAGACAAGTAACCAATAATCACTTCTGAACTAAGGGGAAAGGACAAAGTCAAGAGATGCATAAGGATACCATGACCTAACAGCCCTGCCTGCTTAAAAATACAGTATTTCACCTGGAGTACTGAACTTTCATGCCCCTTTTCAGAATGGCACAGTAGGTACTAATACGCCAATTTCCTTCCTGCAGACAAGGAACTGATAGTAGACTATGGTTGTGCCACAAGCTTCAGCAGGCTTTAAGCACAAGGTGCTTGGGGTCTGAAACCAGGCTGGAGTCAGAAATGAGGAGAAATACTGCACAAGCCCGCTTGCAATGCACTGTGAAATCTGCCTAGGGGATGTAGGTTTGATAGAATTAAGGAGCTGCTTAGCTGCGGACATACCATCCAGAAGAGACACCATGGTGTTTCGAACGATGTTTTTGGCTCTCTTCACCTCACTATCCGTCACACTGGTACACAGGTTCATCCTattgcagggaggggtgggggaggaaagaggggaggagaagaggcagaacaCTTTCACTTGGAACACAGACTTAACAGGAAATCTTGACGAACGCTGCTAATCAGCTGGCTTTTTCTGAAAGTTATGGCCTTTGAAGAATCCAGGTCCAACCACCATGTAACTGTATGAAGGCAGAAGCAAAAAGTTTGAAATACAGCACAAACATAGGTAGGAAGCGAAATAGCTAATATTCCAAGGAGTATTTCCAAATGCCACTTTCCCCAGGAGTCCTCTCAGCCTCGTAGGTATAGTGACCCACTGGAGGATAAGTGCAATTTGGAGGATCTACCAGAGGATACATGCAATTTATAAAATTTTGTATCAAAATTTTGCTACATTGTGAATTGTAAACAGAAGTCACTTCTGAATAACATGAACAGCCAATGTGTACTACCTAATGATGGTATTTTTTATGatttaggttttatttattttatacttatGTCACACTGGATCTTTTGTTCTTACAATTATGAGGTAGTTCTCATGCATATGATGTTGCGCAAAATATTTACTTAGAAGAGAGGTATTATTCCAGAATTTTAATTCACcaattttctctttcttccttacgTTATGCTGGAATCTTACTGGCCATTTCTATGGTCACAGTGATGAATTACAGAGCTGGCTGCTGTCTTCGGGGAAGCCGGATTCAAATGGCTTAATACTCAAATCCTATTATCTGATACCATGACCCTCTCCAAGAGAAGTCATCAAAAGAGTGTTTTTAGTTTTCCTTAAAATCTTGGATACAACCATGATAAAATAATGACATCTGTCTTCAACATGTGACTGTAAGCACAGGAGAGAGCTTTATGTGGTAATATGACCTTTCAATGCTAGAGTATGCTCCTAGTGGAATTTCACAATAACACAGAGAATAACTCAGATGGGTAACTgcattggtctgaaacagcaggaaAATATCTAAGTCCAGCACACAACAAAAtgtaattctgggcataagcttttgtgtgcatgcaccatTTGTCAGACTGACCAAAGTGTCAGCAAGATCAATCTGCAAGATCCAGGAAAGCTTCTAtgaaaaattagcaggcatttcGCTTCCTATGACACCAGGTAATATCCAGTAAAACTGAAGAGGTGTCACAGATGGACTGCAATGCATGGGCTTGGTTTACGGGAACTCTCTCTTTTACtctcacaagcacacacacagaaTACCATTTCCTGCATTGCTTAATCATGGCTAATattttatgctttgtttcagactGCTGCAACCCTAGTCCTATTCCGAGGTTTATCAGATTCTCATGCTACTGACTGCACTGACTTACACTCTGTAATcttccttgagtctcagtgagaaaagtggaccACAGTAAAGAAAGGAAGATGAAATAAACTGGCCATGAAGGCACACTCACCATTCAGCCTGGGCAACATGCAGTGTGTCTTCAATAGACATTTTATCAGTAATGAAATGGAAACCCAAGAGACCCGTGTCAGAATAGCAGGTGTGGAAGGGCTGGAAACTCTGGCATATCTTGTGGGTCACAGCAGCTACCGCCATCCTGGTAGACTGATTCTAGAAAGGAATAATTACATTTCTTAAGATTTCCAGGCTCCCCCTGAGAGCCAAGCTTCAGTTTACCGTGCTGCTGAGGAAGATTTCTGATGATGTCACATACGGCACACAGTGCCTGTGGATGGAACCTACTGCAGTCCTTCTGGGTCAAAGTCTGCTCCCTGACCATATAGGTATAAGTGAAAAGGCAGTCCTGTCAACTGAAGGGAAGACCTAAAAAATTACTGAACAGGTCACACTTAGGATTCAGCTACCATATTCCAAAGTGTTTGTTAAACAAAATCCTATTCTCAAATTTTGGGCATCTACAAAAGATAGGTTAAACACAGAAGGCTGCTGCCTTATGCGGCGTGAGACTCACATTTGTCTATATACACCATTACTATCTACCCTGACTAGTCGTCACTCTCTAACATACTAGGACAAAAGACAAAGTTATCCCAGCTCTACCATCCTAGATGCCAATGGCTCTACCAGAATAGCTACAACTTTATTTGCCCAAGGCACCTAGGAGCACCGCCTCAGGATTACAGGCAATTTGTAGTTCTGTTCTTCCTACTCCTCTAACTCTGTTGTTCTTTTTACTTTCCAAGTGTTTGAAGAAAGTACAGACTAACGTGCATCTGTTCTCATATGTCTCACCTGCCCAAAAGAGTGCTGACAGATTCAGACCGTCCTGCAACTTGCAGCGTGGGTTCACATTTGATAAACTGACTTATAGGACTGGAGGAGGGTCAATGCGGCAACCTTTGTGTTAGGTTCATCTGTAGTAAACTTAAAGATAAGCAGCTTTGCTTTTACCAACCAAAGCCTCTTCAATAGACCTGCCTACCTACTTCAATACAAAAGGCAAATCGTTACTTTTTAGCCATGAGTTAAATGAAATCTATAAGGGAAGCTTCACAATATTTAAGACAACATCTCCAGTCCGTAATGGTGACCACAACTCAAATGTAAGGACATATTCTAGCACTTCATTGTCTTACCTTACCACCACCAAAGGTGAGATCATAGCGTCCGATGATTGCATTCGCTAAGGAAAGGGCAACGTTATCTGGGTGGCCCCATTCTGGCCCTTCTACTGCAACGGCAACATGAGCCAGAGGTAAAGCATCATCTCTGACTCGGATCTGAAAAGCGTTAGAAAGAAGGAATTCCAAGGACAATCCAACCTCTTCTGCAGAAACAAGATCTTCCCTTTTGCCTATGAACCAGAGGGTCACAGGGGGAATAGCCCAGAAGATAGCACAGTGAGTTCATGCAAGAGAAGGGAGCAGAGCGAGCAAGAGCAGAAAGAACAGGAAGGAGCAGAAAGCCAGAGCAGAAAACAGGATCCCTCGGTCTGCTCCCAGTCCCAGAGCTTAAACCCAGCTTAAATGAGAACTGACACCAAATGCCATTTTAAGCTGTGTCTACCTTGTCACTACATCTGTCATTCTGTGCTCATCTATTCCCTGGCTTCAGCATGCGTTCAGTTCGCAGCAGCTCCTTGCTGTGCAACATGCCCAAACCCAACGGTCAGAAAGGGGAATTCAAGGCTGGTATGGCATGTGCTATACACTGACTAAGCAAAAGATACACTGAATTCTGACACTCACACGCTACCTGCCAAGGATGCCTTGTAAGCAGTAAAACTCTACCTCACTCCCAGTGAAGCGGCAGCGTGGAAGAATAGGTATCATATCATCCTTGTACTGATAGGGAACTTTGCCAAAGTGCTGCTCGGCAAGGTCTACTAGTTCTTTGTGACTAACACctggcaaaaaaaaaggaaaaaagaaaaaagaaactcaTCAGTACAGTGATTTTCATTTCCAAGAGGTGGCagtaaattaaaacatacatttcttttaattttccAGTAGCTCTGTTAAAATATTATTCTCCAATGAGAGCAGTTTGGCACATTGCATGTCCTTTCAAGAAGGTTCATAGCCTCCCACCACCCAAACAGAGCTACCAATGGAACTGTATTCACCAAGACTAGGCAGTCCCTGTGATGCCGCTGCCAATCTATTCTTCCTGCTGTATGGTACGGCAACAacagtgagccagcttgctgggaggacagtctaaaaatctaataaacacaaATAGAAAGAGGCCTAACCTGGCCGCTCACTTCTACTCACTCGcacttttttttacaaaactaatagaaaaaacatttattttattttcattttattattgcAGTCATTCACCAccactcctggccagccagctccttcccctttttaaaatatgTCTCCGCCTCCTTCAGCAGACTGATCTTGCTTCAAAAAGTCTCACCAACTGCCCAATGCTGGCCTCTGCTAGCCCATGGAGATGCAACTGCCCAACAAGGTGCATAAAAGGAAAATGAAGAGGATTTGAAGGAAGAGGAGTTTCCTGTGAGTTATATCATGCCATTAAAATGTCACTGACCTCCAGCAGCTGCCAGGACCATGCGAGGAGCTTTGAAGTGAGTCTCAATGTACTCTACTAAATTTGCACGAGATAAAGTCCTAAGGAAAACACACAGACAATCAGTATAGAATACAATTTGGATGAGGCCTACTGTATGGAATGATGATCAGTCGGAGGACACTGGGAAAAGAAACTGTACTTCACTCAAGCATCTGTATGCATTTTGCATGCAACTCTGCCAGGGGACTGACCTGGAAATTAGGTTCATGTCAATTTTGTATGGTTTATGACTTTGAAATGTATATAGCtgtgttatttatatatttagccCTGTTTTGTTTAAAAGATCCTCAACCATTTCACCTTTGGATAAGACAAAGTATTTGTATGGTTCCTGCAAAACAGTTTTTATCAAAAGCTCAGGTTGTATTTTTATAGAAATTGTCTGCtattgttttttttcattttcggTAATACTTATGCTTGATTTTGAAATTTTTGATGTTCCAGATCCCATGATGAAGCAGTATGCGTAACACAGAGGGATCCAGGAGTGAAATAAATATTCTTTTCCCTCTGCACCTCCTatgcttcttcttttccttggctTACCCAAGCATCACGTGATCCCCATTTCAAAACTAACCAAAACCCACCTTAGCCATAATTAGCAAATGTGTTGCACTTGAATCCAAGAGACATTGATTCAAATCATCTGCCTGGGAGAGCTGCAACTACCTGTCAGTCCCACAGCTCCTACTAAGGTCCCATTTCTCAGCCATACAGATCTCCAACACTATCAGGGTGATTGTAGTATGGAGTTGCTATCCAGTTccgctccctcccccaaattaaaaaaaaaagaaattacaccCAGGATGAAGATTGCTATAAAGAAACAGCTTTATAGGAGGTATGACTTACATCTTAGTCTTCATTTAATTTGCTAGTCACTAGAGCTCTGTAGGGCATAACCTGACAGGGCAAAGATAGTGTGCTTCACCTTTGATATGGGAGGCTTACTTGGCATTATTTGATGTTCCTTCCACAGTCTGACCCAAGGCTGTGCCTTGGTAAGCTGTGGTATGCAGGTAATCAAAGACAACACTGGAGAGGTTGCCATCAATTTCTTTCATCTCCTGAAGAATGACATTCCGCTCCTTCTCAATCTGAGAATCCTCCAGGCTGCAGTTCAGTACTGCATCAGCCAGGATCTCGACAgctgaaagacacatcaaagtaTTCTCTTGATGTTAAACAGCAGGGGTGGGGAGACTTTAGGTTTTTTAGGCAAGAAAAGCCTAACCTACGCAGGTTGCAGCAAAAAGTTTTTTTCTGATGCCGAAGTGATAATGCAGCCAATTCCAGTCTTGCCTCCACACAGCAGTGAAGGGAACTGCTATCATCTCCACTGAGTCAACTTTTTCGTCATGTAttacttttctgtttgtttttgttccATGACTGGAGCACTGTGGTCAAaccactccttctcctcctcctatcCTGaagatgctttctttctttcgtgGCACTACAATATCACTATGTCAATGGAGCGTTGTAGTAACAAGCTTAggaggttctctgaattcccagatcTCATTATATAAAAAAGGAAGCCTCTAGAGTGTTCCCTCTCAGAGATATAAAGAAAAAAGGTATATGTCTGTGAGGGGAAAGCTAGAgagttacttaaaaaaaagaaagctgagaattcagagaacctgctatgCCTATTGCTACCACACTGCAGTGATATTgacattttaatgcaattttttttaaaagaggggggATTGTTGTGAAGCCATCAATGACAACagcaccctcccttgaaaatACTCATTACTAAAGGAATGtttgaagaaaataaactgatccCACAACTGTGcaaatgcagagggagggcagacatACCAGAAGAACCATGCCCAAATAACTCTGATGCCTGTGGAAtctccaagaaaatcaggagtcaGCTGAGCATACAGAAAAGCCTATAGGGATTATAGGAAGCTTTTTTGATCTTCTAAAAGCAACTGTTTCTTGCCACTAATGCAATAACTTACTTTCTAACACTTGACAGTAGTCTTTGATAACGTAGGGTAGATGTGTCCAATAACATATAAAGCAGAAAATTGCTTCCTACTGGCTAATAGGAAGCCAGTAGCATATGAGGCAGCTTgctgggaaggcagtataaaaatcaaattaaaaaagaGTAATTAAAATTGAACCTTCTGGAAACACCCTAAAGATTAAAGTTTTACCCTACAATAACAAGTTACAGATTTTATGCAAAGAAAACGTTTATTTCTCTCAATTCACATATGCCAAGGAAGAGCTCAATGACACTACCTTTGGGCAAATCTTTGGACAAAGCTTTCATAAAGAACGCCGTCTTCTCACGAGAGGTATAGCTGTTGAGGTGTGCACCCATGCTCTCCACTTCTTTTTCAAAGGCTGCGCCAGGACGTTTCTTTGTGCCCTAAAAAGATGCCAAAATGCAAACAGGCAAGTAAATAGGTTAATAGTGCTTGCCTGTGGATCACTGAAAGGTAGGTGTGTGCGGGTGTGTCCCAGTGTCCTCCTTTGACCACTGGGCAGGATATAAACTTCAAGAAATAGTCCAGATGTTTAGCTACCCTGTTTCCACAAAATACTGTGACATTCTGTATGTAATTTTGGAATCcattacacatttaaaaaattactccaGTTTGAAGACATTGTCTGATGTGGCCATACAGAACTATTTATAtggttttgttaaaaacaaaaaccaaagccTCCAACCTCATGCTCTCCGTTCCGCCAATGGTTCAAACAGCCTGAAAACCCCTGCTGAGGGTCTTTTGAGAAGCTTATCTTCAAACAAAGATGTCATATTATTTTTGTTCTTATCTCATATATATACAAAGATGTTAACAAACAACTTCTATTCCTCTGAATTTCACAGCTTTTTGACCTCATCCTGGTGGCAAACTTCTCCCTGTTAACTAAACTCCACGTATCTGACAAAATAAATGCTAGTCCATGGAAAAATCTTATAATACATTTTCAGTCTTTAAGATGGTGGTTTTGCTTGTTAAGAAGATACatagccctaaaccaggggtagtcaaactgtggttctccagatgtccatggactacaattcgcatgagctcctgccatggacatctggagagccacagtttggccatccctgccctaaacAGAATTAAATGAGGTGTGTAATTTTCACCAGCAGCTTTTCATCTCAAATGGTGTTCACTTCtaaatttat
Proteins encoded:
- the UQCRC1 gene encoding cytochrome b-c1 complex subunit 1, mitochondrial, with the translated sequence MAASSVCRAAGSVASRALLRRAPSSPALWSLTRRGSTASYAQVLHSLPETEITTLDNGLRVASEQSDQPTCTVGVWLDVGSRYENEKNNGVSNFVEHLVFKGTKKRPGAAFEKEVESMGAHLNSYTSREKTAFFMKALSKDLPKAVEILADAVLNCSLEDSQIEKERNVILQEMKEIDGNLSSVVFDYLHTTAYQGTALGQTVEGTSNNAKTLSRANLVEYIETHFKAPRMVLAAAGGVSHKELVDLAEQHFGKVPYQYKDDMIPILPRCRFTGSEIRVRDDALPLAHVAVAVEGPEWGHPDNVALSLANAIIGRYDLTFGGGKNQSTRMAVAAVTHKICQSFQPFHTCYSDTGLLGFHFITDKMSIEDTLHVAQAEWMNLCTSVTDSEVKRAKNIVRNTMVSLLDGTTPLCESIANHVLCYGRPISLAEWDARISEVDAGTLREVCSKYLYDKCPAVAAVGPIEALPDYNRVRSAMYWLRF